A region from the Mucilaginibacter sp. CSA2-8R genome encodes:
- a CDS encoding efflux RND transporter permease subunit, translating to MSLSSISIKRPVLATVMSVVIVVFGVIGYKFLGIRDFPSVDPPIISVSTSYSGANADVIESQITEPLEKAINGVQGIRNISSTSSVGSSNITVEFDLDADLETAANDVRDKVSQAQRQLPQDINAPPVVSKADANSDNIITLTVSSNTRNITQINDYAENVLQEGLQTIPGVSAINVQGQRQYAMRLWIDPMKLSALSLTASDISAALSQENIELPAGKISGNNTEVTVRALGKLVTEQDFNNLIIRSDSNRVIRFRDVGYAVLGSANEETAFKESGVLQVGLAVVPQPGANYVQIAKDFYKRLDQIKKDLPPDIKLQVALDNTRFINQSIEEVEETLIISFVLVVIIIYLFFRDWLIAFRPLIDIPVSLIGAFFIMYVFGFSINILTLLGIVLATGLVVDDGIVVTENIYKKIEDGMPVRQAAFEGSAEIFFAVISTSVTLAAVFLPIVFLQGFTGRLFREFAVVVAGAVLISAFVSLSLTPMLNVKLVRKNHKKSAFYEKTEPFFQRMNNAYTQTLVSFMRYKWVAIAILVVSIGLIGVLIKAIPSELAPLDDRSLLRYTVTGSEGATYEFMTKYMDKVSQLVEDSIPEAKVNLEIVSPGFGGNSSANSGFGRVGLVDPDKRTRTQAQIADWLNAKLKRFPDARALVIQEQTISGGGSGARTSLPVQFVIQNQDFEKIRKVLPTFFSEVSKSPVFSTSDVNLKFTKPELRVTTDRDRARDLGVSVESISQTLQLYYSAGRLDYFLMSGKQYQVIAQVDRANRDQPLDLKSVYVRSTKGTLVQLDNVVKVEESASPPAIYHFNRYKSATVQAGLSPGYTIGDGIAEMQRIANKMLDPSFSTALSGPSRDYSESSSNILFAFGFALLLIYLVLAAQFESFMDPVIVMLTVPLAIAGAFVSLWLFDQTLNIFSEIGMITLVGLVTKNGILIVEFANQRMEHGLAKYEAVVEAATARLRPILMTSLAVVLGAVPIAFALGAGAKSRVSLGIVIMGGMMFSLILTLYVIPMMYVLLAAKTRRDPDQEPPEDAPKKEPLLIENL from the coding sequence ATGAGTTTATCCTCAATTAGTATAAAGAGGCCGGTACTGGCCACAGTAATGTCGGTTGTTATTGTGGTGTTTGGAGTTATTGGTTACAAGTTTTTGGGTATCCGCGATTTCCCGTCGGTAGATCCGCCTATCATTAGCGTAAGTACCAGTTACTCTGGTGCCAATGCCGATGTTATTGAATCGCAGATTACCGAACCGCTCGAAAAGGCCATCAACGGCGTGCAGGGCATCCGTAACATATCCTCAACCAGTTCGGTAGGATCCAGCAATATTACCGTAGAGTTTGATCTGGATGCCGACCTCGAGACTGCAGCCAACGACGTACGCGATAAGGTTTCGCAGGCGCAGCGCCAGTTACCGCAAGACATTAATGCACCGCCGGTAGTTAGTAAGGCAGATGCCAACTCGGATAACATTATTACACTCACGGTAAGCAGCAACACCCGCAATATTACCCAGATTAACGATTATGCCGAAAACGTTCTACAAGAGGGTTTACAAACCATACCGGGCGTAAGTGCTATCAACGTACAAGGACAGCGGCAATATGCTATGCGCTTATGGATAGACCCCATGAAACTGTCGGCCCTGAGCCTTACCGCTTCGGATATCAGCGCCGCGCTGTCTCAAGAAAACATAGAACTGCCTGCCGGTAAAATTTCGGGTAATAATACTGAGGTAACCGTAAGGGCATTGGGCAAACTGGTGACCGAACAGGATTTTAACAACCTGATTATCCGCTCAGATAGTAACCGGGTAATTCGTTTCCGCGATGTTGGCTATGCCGTTTTAGGCTCGGCTAATGAAGAAACGGCTTTTAAAGAGTCGGGCGTGTTGCAGGTAGGCTTGGCCGTTGTACCACAACCGGGGGCTAACTATGTACAAATAGCTAAAGACTTTTACAAACGCCTTGACCAAATCAAAAAAGACCTGCCGCCAGACATTAAATTACAGGTAGCGCTGGATAATACCCGGTTCATCAACCAGTCGATTGAAGAGGTGGAAGAAACGCTGATTATTTCCTTTGTGCTGGTAGTAATTATAATTTATCTTTTCTTCCGCGACTGGCTCATCGCTTTCCGGCCACTGATAGATATTCCGGTATCTCTAATCGGGGCTTTCTTTATCATGTACGTGTTTGGGTTTTCTATCAACATCCTAACCTTGCTGGGCATTGTACTGGCTACAGGCCTGGTGGTGGATGATGGTATTGTGGTAACCGAAAACATCTATAAAAAGATAGAAGACGGTATGCCGGTACGCCAGGCAGCCTTTGAAGGATCGGCCGAGATATTTTTTGCGGTAATATCTACTTCGGTTACGTTGGCTGCGGTGTTTTTACCCATTGTATTTTTGCAGGGCTTTACAGGCAGGTTATTCCGGGAGTTTGCGGTGGTAGTAGCAGGTGCGGTATTAATATCGGCATTCGTATCGCTGTCATTAACGCCGATGCTTAACGTAAAACTGGTACGCAAAAACCACAAAAAGTCGGCATTTTACGAAAAAACGGAACCGTTTTTTCAGCGCATGAACAATGCTTACACCCAAACGCTGGTGTCGTTTATGCGGTATAAATGGGTAGCTATTGCCATCTTGGTGGTTTCAATCGGATTGATTGGGGTATTAATTAAAGCAATCCCGTCGGAGCTAGCCCCGCTTGATGACCGCAGTTTGTTGCGTTATACCGTTACCGGGTCTGAGGGTGCAACGTACGAGTTCATGACTAAATACATGGACAAGGTTTCGCAACTGGTTGAAGACTCCATTCCGGAAGCTAAAGTGAACCTGGAGATCGTATCGCCTGGTTTTGGTGGTAACAGTTCGGCCAACTCGGGATTTGGCCGTGTGGGTTTGGTTGACCCGGATAAACGAACGCGGACCCAGGCGCAGATTGCTGACTGGCTGAACGCTAAACTTAAACGCTTTCCGGATGCCCGGGCACTGGTAATACAAGAACAAACCATAAGCGGCGGCGGCAGCGGCGCACGTACGTCGTTACCCGTACAGTTTGTAATACAAAATCAGGACTTTGAAAAAATACGTAAAGTGTTACCTACTTTTTTTTCTGAGGTAAGTAAAAGCCCTGTATTTTCTACATCTGATGTTAACCTGAAATTTACTAAACCCGAGCTGCGGGTTACTACCGACCGCGACCGGGCGCGTGATCTTGGTGTATCAGTAGAATCTATTTCGCAAACACTGCAGCTTTATTATAGCGCAGGCCGTTTAGATTACTTTTTGATGAGTGGAAAACAGTACCAGGTTATTGCCCAGGTTGACCGTGCCAACCGCGACCAACCACTGGACCTAAAATCAGTTTACGTGCGTAGCACCAAAGGCACATTGGTACAACTGGACAATGTAGTGAAGGTAGAAGAAAGCGCCTCGCCACCGGCCATATATCACTTTAACCGTTATAAATCAGCCACTGTGCAGGCTGGACTGTCACCAGGTTACACCATTGGCGATGGTATTGCCGAGATGCAACGCATTGCCAATAAAATGCTCGACCCATCGTTTAGTACGGCACTAAGCGGTCCGTCACGGGATTATTCTGAAAGCTCGTCTAACATTTTGTTTGCCTTTGGTTTTGCCTTGTTGCTGATTTATTTGGTACTGGCAGCACAGTTTGAAAGCTTTATGGACCCGGTTATTGTGATGCTTACTGTACCGCTGGCTATTGCTGGTGCCTTTGTGTCGTTATGGCTATTTGACCAAACCCTTAATATATTCAGCGAAATCGGGATGATTACTTTGGTAGGCTTAGTAACCAAAAACGGTATCCTGATAGTAGAGTTTGCCAACCAGCGTATGGAGCACGGCCTGGCCAAATACGAAGCCGTTGTTGAAGCTGCAACCGCACGCCTGCGCCCAATCTTGATGACTAGTTTAGCCGTAGTGCTTGGCGCAGTACCTATTGCATTTGCTTTAGGTGCGGGTGCTAAAAGCCGTGTATCATTAGGTATTGTAATTATGGGAGGGATGATGTTTTCGCTGATTTTGACGCTGTATGTAATACCCATGATGTATGTATTGCTGGCTGCCAAAACCCGCCGCGACCCAGACCAGGAACCACCGGAAGATGCCCCTAAAAAAGAGCCATTATTAATTGAAAACCTGTAA
- a CDS encoding PIG-L family deacetylase, with translation MKISKLLPLLLLLVHVSFAQTAPPADIATIKQDFKKLSVLGSVLYVAAHPDDENTRLLAYLAQEKGYRTGYLALTRGDGGQNLIGNEQAELLGLIRTQELLAARRVDGAEQFFTRANDFGFSKGPEETLKIWDRDKILGDMVWVIRQFKPDVMICRFPTTGEGGHGHHTSSAILAQEAFAAAADPKRYPEQLKYVQPWQAKRLLWNTFNFGSANTTSDSQFKIDVGVYNPILGKGYGEIAAESRSNHKSQGFGSARQRGRALEYFKTLLGDAPQNELLDGVTTNWRRVKGGEDIAANLTAVTRDFDANSPEKSVQALVQLRSKIEKVPDAYWRTQKIKQLDDLIAACAGLWFESYATEASYALGDSISIRAHVLDRYNDQVKLKGISIQKQALIFGNAGITIPANQLQEKLIKAYAATVTQPYWLSQPHGIGTYTLNDDRLAGNPENPDVLKVTYEFIIDGKPISFERRLAYKYVDPVRGEVYQPIEIAPPFTATIENKVYVYSNTQPQHLQVKLKSFTNGGGSISIKPVAGWQVSPAVINFSNKHKGDEWTENFTITSTASAKNGIAQALVTANGQAFSMGLQRIRYEHIPNITLFPPAQAKLVNLDLKTAGKRIGYIAGAGDFIPEALRQVGYDVHFLTEGEIMNTDLSYYDAIVTGVRAYNVDTRLAFEQPKLMEYVKNGGNLVVQYNNFAGLVVPQIGPYPFNVVNQRVTDEFAKVTVTDPQSALLNYPNKITQADFDGWVQERGLYFVSNIAPEYKTLFEMNDVGENPNKGSLITADYGKGRFVYTSLAFFRQLPAGVPGAYRLFVNLLSKPK, from the coding sequence ATGAAAATATCTAAACTACTACCTTTACTGCTATTGCTGGTGCATGTGAGTTTCGCACAAACAGCGCCGCCGGCTGATATAGCTACTATAAAACAGGATTTTAAAAAGCTAAGCGTATTAGGTAGCGTACTATATGTTGCCGCCCACCCGGATGATGAGAATACACGTTTGCTGGCTTATTTAGCACAGGAGAAAGGTTACCGAACCGGCTACCTGGCTTTAACCCGTGGCGATGGCGGGCAAAACCTGATTGGCAACGAACAGGCCGAACTGTTAGGGCTAATTCGTACCCAGGAGCTGTTAGCTGCCCGGCGTGTGGACGGTGCAGAACAGTTTTTTACCCGGGCTAATGATTTTGGCTTTTCTAAAGGGCCGGAAGAAACTTTAAAAATATGGGATCGCGATAAAATTTTGGGCGATATGGTTTGGGTGATACGCCAGTTTAAACCCGATGTAATGATTTGCCGCTTCCCAACTACCGGCGAGGGTGGACATGGGCACCACACTTCATCAGCCATATTGGCGCAGGAGGCATTTGCTGCTGCTGCCGATCCGAAACGATACCCTGAACAGCTAAAATATGTGCAGCCATGGCAAGCCAAACGTTTGTTATGGAATACCTTTAATTTCGGTAGCGCTAATACTACCAGCGATAGCCAGTTTAAGATTGATGTGGGCGTATACAACCCGATATTAGGAAAAGGCTATGGCGAAATTGCTGCCGAGAGCCGTTCTAACCATAAATCGCAGGGCTTCGGGTCGGCGCGCCAGCGCGGCCGGGCTTTAGAATATTTTAAAACCCTGTTGGGCGATGCTCCGCAAAACGAATTGCTGGATGGTGTAACTACTAACTGGCGCCGGGTTAAAGGCGGCGAAGATATTGCTGCAAACTTAACTGCAGTTACCAGGGATTTTGATGCCAATAGTCCCGAAAAATCAGTACAGGCGCTGGTACAGTTACGCAGTAAGATAGAAAAGGTACCGGATGCTTACTGGCGTACACAAAAAATAAAGCAATTGGATGATTTGATAGCTGCATGTGCAGGTTTGTGGTTTGAAAGCTACGCTACCGAAGCCAGCTATGCTCTGGGCGATAGCATTTCTATCCGCGCACATGTGCTCGACCGCTACAACGACCAGGTAAAACTGAAAGGTATCAGCATACAAAAGCAGGCATTAATCTTTGGTAATGCAGGTATAACTATACCGGCTAATCAATTACAAGAAAAATTAATTAAAGCTTATGCAGCCACAGTAACACAGCCTTACTGGCTTAGTCAACCGCACGGCATTGGTACATATACGTTAAATGACGACCGGCTGGCAGGGAATCCCGAAAATCCGGATGTGCTGAAAGTAACGTACGAATTTATTATTGACGGCAAACCTATCAGTTTTGAGCGCCGCCTGGCCTACAAGTACGTTGACCCGGTTAGGGGAGAGGTTTACCAACCTATTGAAATTGCTCCACCGTTTACCGCCACAATCGAGAACAAAGTTTATGTGTATAGTAACACACAGCCGCAGCATTTACAGGTAAAACTTAAAAGCTTTACCAACGGTGGCGGCAGTATCAGCATTAAACCGGTAGCCGGTTGGCAGGTAAGCCCGGCTGTAATTAATTTCAGTAATAAGCACAAAGGTGACGAGTGGACAGAAAATTTTACTATTACGTCTACTGCATCTGCTAAAAATGGTATTGCGCAGGCGTTAGTAACTGCTAATGGCCAAGCATTCAGCATGGGTTTGCAACGCATTAGGTATGAGCATATTCCTAACATTACGTTATTCCCGCCGGCTCAAGCTAAGCTGGTTAACCTGGATTTGAAAACAGCCGGTAAACGGATTGGCTACATAGCCGGCGCGGGCGACTTTATACCTGAAGCGCTGAGACAGGTGGGTTACGATGTACATTTCCTGACCGAAGGCGAAATTATGAATACTGACTTGTCTTACTATGATGCTATAGTAACCGGTGTTAGAGCTTACAATGTTGATACGCGGTTGGCGTTTGAGCAGCCTAAGTTAATGGAGTATGTAAAAAATGGTGGCAACCTGGTGGTGCAGTATAATAATTTTGCCGGTTTAGTGGTGCCGCAAATTGGCCCGTATCCGTTTAATGTAGTTAACCAGCGGGTAACCGACGAGTTTGCTAAAGTAACTGTTACTGACCCGCAAAGCGCTTTGTTAAACTATCCTAATAAAATTACCCAAGCCGATTTTGATGGATGGGTACAAGAACGGGGCTTGTATTTTGTAAGCAATATTGCTCCCGAATACAAAACCTTATTTGAAATGAATGATGTGGGCGAAAACCCCAACAAAGGGTCATTAATTACCGCTGATTATGGCAAGGGCAGGTTTGTCTACACATCGCTAGCGTTTTTCAGGCAATTGCCTGCAGGCGTACCAGGCGCTTACCGCTTGTTTGTAAATCTATTAAGTAAGCCTAAATAA
- a CDS encoding response regulator, which translates to MYKGYKTCLLIDDNYIDNFVTRRILENSNFAENIVVQQSAFDAIEAIKTGQVKPDVIFLDLRMPMMNGFEFLQEYDKLPEQNKSASKIFMLSSSLDPVDVKRSGQNKYITQFIHKPITQKILEELSA; encoded by the coding sequence ATGTATAAAGGCTATAAAACCTGTTTGCTGATTGATGACAATTACATTGATAATTTTGTCACCAGACGTATATTAGAAAACAGCAACTTTGCCGAAAACATCGTGGTACAGCAGTCTGCTTTCGATGCTATCGAAGCCATTAAGACCGGCCAGGTAAAGCCGGATGTAATTTTTCTGGATTTGCGGATGCCAATGATGAATGGTTTTGAATTTTTGCAGGAGTATGATAAGCTTCCGGAGCAAAATAAAAGCGCCAGCAAAATATTTATGCTTTCTTCGTCTCTTGACCCGGTTGATGTAAAACGCTCTGGTCAGAATAAATACATTACGCAGTTTATTCATAAACCCATTACCCAAAAAATACTGGAAGAACTGAGCGCATGA
- a CDS encoding efflux RND transporter periplasmic adaptor subunit, with translation MNIRYIVYIAIALIVGYLIYNKLHGSKEKDGQAQGGGGAGGGKDGKKKGGPVPVTVQIVKDTVMNNDIELTGTVDPNERVSLVSQTAGNITNIYFNEGSHVTKGQVLVKVYDQDLQASLKQTQFQLTLAKENEYRNRILLDKEAVSRQEYDTSLSSFNTLKAQADVVKAQIARTVIRAPFSGTIGLRSVSPGGYLSPTTPIATLVNTDPMKVTFSVPERYRPLIKVGSKVNFTVASSRKTFSATVYVIDPAIDPVSRTLTVRARAANPRNEISAGGFAKINLILEQIPRTILVPTQCVIPDLKSSKVFIARNDSAVAVPVKTDTRTDVAIEITDGLKPGDSLIISGIIQLRPKVPLKITKVVH, from the coding sequence ATGAATATTAGATACATCGTTTATATTGCCATAGCTTTAATAGTGGGATACCTGATTTACAATAAACTTCATGGTAGTAAAGAGAAAGATGGCCAGGCACAGGGTGGTGGTGGTGCCGGCGGTGGCAAAGACGGTAAGAAAAAGGGCGGCCCGGTACCTGTAACCGTGCAAATTGTTAAAGACACCGTAATGAACAATGATATTGAACTCACCGGCACGGTTGACCCTAACGAACGGGTAAGCCTGGTGAGCCAAACTGCGGGTAACATTACCAATATTTATTTTAACGAGGGCAGCCATGTAACCAAAGGCCAGGTTTTGGTAAAGGTATATGACCAGGATTTGCAGGCTTCATTAAAGCAAACGCAATTTCAACTAACCTTAGCTAAAGAAAACGAATACCGCAACCGCATATTACTGGATAAAGAGGCTGTAAGCCGCCAGGAATACGATACCTCCTTGTCAAGCTTTAATACTTTAAAAGCACAGGCCGATGTGGTGAAGGCCCAGATTGCCCGTACCGTTATCCGGGCACCGTTTAGTGGCACTATTGGTTTGCGTAGCGTAAGCCCGGGCGGTTATTTATCACCAACCACGCCCATCGCTACGCTGGTGAATACCGACCCTATGAAAGTGACTTTTTCGGTACCCGAGCGCTATCGCCCGTTAATTAAAGTAGGCAGCAAGGTAAACTTTACCGTTGCCAGTTCGCGCAAAACGTTTTCGGCAACGGTTTATGTCATTGATCCGGCTATTGACCCGGTATCACGAACACTAACGGTACGTGCAAGGGCAGCTAACCCGCGTAATGAAATAAGTGCCGGCGGTTTTGCTAAAATTAATTTGATATTAGAACAAATACCACGCACTATACTGGTCCCTACACAATGCGTAATACCCGATTTAAAATCGAGCAAGGTATTTATTGCCCGTAATGACAGCGCTGTTGCCGTACCTGTTAAAACAGATACCCGTACAGATGTAGCTATTGAGATTACTGACGGTTTAAAACCCGGCGATAGTTTAATTATTTCGGGCATTATACAATTGCGCCCTAAAGTTCCTTTAAAAATTACCAAAGTAGTTCATTAA
- a CDS encoding TolC family protein encodes MSLRNLFCLAIVCFTVFTSVKAQPGKVPGAPTLTLKDAMEIALQNNYNIRLSRNTSKIASNNVTLGNAGILPTVSGTYTIANSILNTTQTRSDNTVNRIIGANNTGNNYGATLNWTVFDGFNMFATYDALKQRDKLGQVRLRDTVQQTVAAVLNGYYDLINQQKQIEALQSVIAISRTQLRYANDRFQVGRVARLDVYNAEVALNTDTSTLISQLQNFKASKIELNRIISRDPATEFNVSDTIIVDEKLVLADIINQAQTQNPAVLSAAISQRISEINLKQVRSTRYPQLTVNTGYNWNTSRNPAGFARVQNSNGLNYGLAATINIFDGFNQWRRERNAKLQIENSKINVARTHVEVEAQINTLYSSYLSGLDLIKLGQLNVELARKSLDISLAKYRLGTITPLEIREAQRNYLNAQSIFFNAQYQSKVAETTLKQITGNINIQ; translated from the coding sequence ATGAGTTTAAGAAATCTGTTTTGCCTTGCCATAGTATGCTTTACGGTTTTTACCTCCGTAAAGGCACAACCCGGCAAGGTACCCGGCGCCCCTACACTAACCTTAAAAGATGCAATGGAAATTGCATTGCAAAATAATTATAATATACGTTTATCACGCAATACCTCTAAAATAGCAAGCAATAACGTCACTCTTGGTAATGCAGGTATACTCCCAACAGTAAGTGGTACTTATACCATTGCTAACAGTATTTTAAATACTACCCAAACGCGGTCCGATAATACGGTGAACCGTATTATCGGAGCTAATAATACCGGCAATAATTACGGCGCTACCTTAAACTGGACCGTATTTGATGGCTTTAATATGTTTGCTACGTACGACGCCTTAAAGCAGCGCGACAAGCTGGGACAGGTAAGGTTGCGCGATACTGTACAACAAACTGTAGCCGCAGTATTAAACGGTTATTACGACCTCATTAATCAGCAAAAACAAATTGAGGCGCTGCAAAGCGTTATTGCCATATCGCGTACTCAACTACGTTATGCTAACGATCGCTTTCAGGTTGGGCGTGTGGCACGTTTGGATGTGTACAACGCTGAAGTAGCTTTAAACACCGATACATCGACTTTGATTAGCCAGCTGCAAAATTTTAAAGCGAGCAAAATTGAGCTTAACCGCATCATTTCGCGCGATCCGGCTACCGAATTTAATGTGTCTGATACCATTATTGTAGATGAAAAACTTGTACTGGCCGATATTATTAACCAAGCACAAACGCAAAACCCGGCTGTATTATCTGCCGCCATCAGTCAGCGCATTTCCGAAATTAACTTAAAGCAGGTACGGTCCACCCGTTACCCTCAGCTTACGGTAAATACTGGTTATAACTGGAATACCAGCCGCAACCCGGCAGGCTTTGCCAGGGTGCAAAACTCTAACGGACTTAACTACGGACTGGCGGCCACCATAAATATATTTGACGGCTTTAACCAGTGGCGCCGCGAACGTAATGCTAAATTACAGATTGAAAATTCGAAGATTAACGTAGCGCGTACCCATGTAGAAGTTGAGGCCCAAATTAATACGCTTTACAGCAGCTACTTATCAGGATTGGATTTAATTAAGCTTGGCCAGTTAAATGTAGAGCTGGCCCGCAAAAGCCTGGATATTTCTTTAGCCAAATACCGGCTCGGAACTATCACCCCACTTGAGATACGCGAGGCACAACGTAACTACCTGAATGCCCAATCTATATTTTTTAATGCTCAGTATCAATCTAAGGTAGCCGAAACTACATTAAAACAAATTACAGGCAATATTAACATACAGTAA
- a CDS encoding N-acetylglucosamine kinase, whose amino-acid sequence MILVADSGSTKTDWVLASDKQKPVKFSTGGLNPYFLSEKEIVKIIQDDAPVMVNHFPLIEEIYFFGAGCSSPDKREVISNALTQLFPRAFVSVDSDLLGSAYATCGSHKGLVCVMGTGSNISFFNGEEVSAGKHGLGYILGDEGSGTWFGKALITQYLYGVMPAEVQAQFKEAYHLTKNEVITHVYFERRANSYLASFASFMSVIKDTEYGKNLLKKGLTDFIEINIKSYPEYQQHVCHFVGSIAYFFREELKALCQENGIAVGKIIRHPIDDLLHFIISRNHIQVQE is encoded by the coding sequence ATGATATTAGTAGCCGATAGCGGATCTACAAAAACCGACTGGGTGCTGGCATCAGATAAGCAAAAGCCGGTAAAATTTAGTACAGGCGGCTTAAATCCGTATTTTTTATCCGAAAAAGAAATCGTTAAAATTATTCAGGATGATGCACCGGTAATGGTTAACCATTTTCCGCTGATTGAAGAAATTTACTTTTTTGGCGCGGGCTGCTCCAGCCCCGACAAGCGTGAGGTAATTTCTAACGCCCTTACACAATTATTTCCTCGTGCGTTTGTTAGTGTGGACAGTGATTTATTAGGTTCTGCGTACGCTACTTGTGGCAGCCATAAAGGTTTGGTATGCGTAATGGGTACCGGCTCTAATATTTCGTTTTTTAATGGCGAAGAAGTGTCGGCAGGCAAACATGGCCTGGGCTATATTTTAGGCGACGAAGGCTCGGGCACTTGGTTTGGTAAGGCTTTAATTACACAGTACCTATATGGCGTAATGCCTGCCGAGGTACAGGCGCAATTTAAAGAAGCCTATCACTTAACTAAAAACGAGGTGATTACTCATGTGTATTTTGAGCGTAGGGCTAACTCCTACTTGGCTTCGTTCGCCAGCTTTATGTCGGTGATTAAAGATACAGAGTATGGTAAAAACCTGCTCAAAAAAGGCTTAACCGATTTCATCGAAATTAATATTAAATCCTACCCCGAATATCAACAGCACGTTTGTCACTTTGTAGGCTCTATCGCTTACTTTTTCCGCGAAGAGCTTAAAGCTTTATGCCAAGAAAACGGCATTGCCGTTGGTAAAATTATCCGCCACCCTATTGATGATTTACTTCACTTTATTATTAGCCGCAATCATATACAGGTTCAGGAATAA